One genomic region from Longimicrobium sp. encodes:
- the frr gene encoding ribosome recycling factor has product MASLQKAKQRMEGALESLRREFAAVRTGKASTALLDTVRVEAYGSKVPLNQVGTVSAPEPRLLTIQPWDRSLIKAVERALQESDLGLNPSNDGQIIRIPIPPLTEERRREYVRLLHKLAEEARVAVRHARKDANDEIKHRQKDEGLSEDDVRREQGEVQKLTDQYIAKIEEILKHKEAEVMEV; this is encoded by the coding sequence ATGGCCAGCCTACAGAAAGCCAAGCAGCGGATGGAGGGCGCGCTGGAGTCCCTGCGGCGCGAGTTCGCCGCCGTGCGCACCGGCAAGGCCAGCACCGCGCTGCTCGACACCGTGCGCGTGGAGGCCTACGGCAGCAAGGTGCCGCTGAACCAGGTGGGCACCGTCAGCGCCCCCGAGCCGCGGCTGCTGACCATCCAGCCGTGGGACCGCTCGCTGATCAAGGCCGTCGAGCGGGCGCTGCAGGAGAGCGACCTGGGGCTCAATCCCAGCAACGACGGGCAGATCATCCGCATCCCCATCCCCCCGCTGACCGAGGAGCGGCGCCGGGAGTACGTGCGGCTGCTGCACAAGCTGGCCGAGGAGGCGCGGGTTGCCGTGCGCCACGCGCGCAAGGACGCCAACGACGAGATCAAGCACCGGCAGAAGGACGAGGGGCTGTCGGAAGACGACGTGCGCCGCGAGCAGGGCGAGGTGCAGAAGCTGACCGACCAGTACATCGCGAAGATCGAGGAGATCCTGAAGCACAAGGAAGCCGAGGTGATGGAGGTCTAG
- a CDS encoding phosphatidate cytidylyltransferase codes for MAAVGIPIAVAAMYLGGWVLAALLALCAVLSTRELFRMAELKRAFGLAVVGMVGAAGLIAVAAVEPARGVDTPLLYGAVVAIVLAALTAAIWQRGVAGEPLLSVAVTIMGAVYPSLLMFALFLRHLPGIESSLHGTAILLFPVVLTWLSDTYAYFAGRLWGKRKLIPKVSPGKTVAGALGAVIGTPITAVGYSLLLARFGTWQVGMVEAAVFGLLISVAAQVGDLGESLLKRDVGVKDSGRLLPGHGGALDRFDSLFFTLPVAYGFFMLVVSP; via the coding sequence GTGGCCGCGGTGGGCATTCCCATCGCGGTCGCTGCCATGTACCTGGGCGGCTGGGTGCTGGCCGCGCTGCTGGCGCTCTGCGCCGTCCTCTCCACCCGCGAGCTCTTCCGCATGGCCGAGCTCAAGCGCGCCTTCGGCCTGGCGGTGGTGGGGATGGTCGGCGCGGCCGGGCTGATCGCCGTCGCCGCGGTCGAGCCGGCGCGGGGGGTGGACACGCCGCTGCTGTACGGCGCCGTCGTCGCCATCGTCCTCGCCGCGCTGACGGCGGCCATCTGGCAGCGCGGGGTGGCGGGCGAGCCGCTCCTTTCCGTGGCCGTGACCATCATGGGCGCGGTGTATCCGTCGCTGCTGATGTTCGCGCTCTTCCTCCGCCATCTCCCGGGGATCGAGAGCAGCCTGCACGGCACGGCCATCCTCCTCTTTCCCGTCGTGCTCACCTGGCTCAGCGACACCTACGCCTACTTCGCCGGGCGGCTCTGGGGGAAGCGGAAGCTCATCCCGAAGGTGAGCCCGGGGAAGACGGTGGCCGGCGCGCTGGGGGCGGTCATCGGCACCCCGATCACCGCCGTGGGGTACTCTCTCCTGCTGGCGCGCTTCGGGACTTGGCAGGTGGGGATGGTGGAGGCCGCGGTCTTCGGGCTGCTGATCTCCGTCGCCGCGCAGGTGGGGGATCTCGGCGAGTCGCTGCTCAAGCGCGACGTGGGGGTAAAGGACTCGGGTCGCCTGCTGCCGGGACACGGCGGCGCGCTGGACCGTTTCGACTCGCTCTTCTTCACCCTGCCGGTCGCCTACGGGTTCTTCATGCTGGTGGTGAGCCCCTGA
- the pyrH gene encoding UMP kinase produces MSGAAAIPMAGNPAAAPSADGAGALKYRRVLLKISGEMLAGEQKSGISPPVVDRLTDEIKQVHDMGVSLGLVIGGGNIVRGTLASQQGMDRVNADYMGMLATVINALALQDWFERKGTETRVLTAIRMEQLAEPYIRRRALRHLDKGRVVIFAGGTGNPYFSTDSAAVLRGIEMEADVIVKATKVDGVYTADPAKDPSATFIPEISFLDALSKELGVMDAAALSLCKENGTPLIVCSLEAPDAIARVVRGERIGTLVHP; encoded by the coding sequence GTGAGCGGGGCGGCCGCCATCCCCATGGCCGGCAACCCGGCAGCCGCGCCGTCGGCCGACGGCGCGGGCGCGCTGAAGTACCGGCGCGTGCTGCTGAAGATCAGCGGCGAGATGCTGGCGGGCGAGCAGAAGTCCGGCATCTCGCCGCCCGTGGTGGACCGGCTGACCGACGAGATCAAGCAGGTCCACGACATGGGCGTGAGCCTGGGGCTGGTGATCGGCGGCGGCAACATCGTGCGCGGCACCCTGGCCAGCCAGCAGGGGATGGACCGGGTGAACGCCGACTACATGGGGATGCTGGCCACCGTGATCAACGCCCTGGCGCTGCAGGACTGGTTCGAGCGCAAGGGCACCGAGACGCGGGTGCTGACCGCCATCCGCATGGAGCAGCTGGCCGAGCCGTACATCCGGCGCCGCGCGCTGCGCCACCTCGACAAGGGGCGGGTGGTGATCTTTGCGGGCGGCACCGGCAACCCGTACTTTTCCACCGACAGCGCCGCGGTGCTGCGGGGGATCGAGATGGAGGCCGACGTGATCGTGAAGGCCACCAAGGTCGACGGCGTCTACACCGCCGACCCGGCCAAGGACCCGTCGGCCACCTTCATCCCCGAGATCTCCTTCCTCGACGCGCTGTCGAAGGAGCTGGGGGTGATGGACGCGGCGGCGCTCAGCCTGTGCAAGGAGAACGGCACGCCGCTGATCGTCTGCTCGCTCGAGGCGCCCGACGCCATCGCGCGCGTGGTGCGCGGCGAGCGGATCGGCACGCTGGTCCATCCGTAG
- a CDS encoding response regulator transcription factor, protein MPTATAQPHLPGAPDQLIGVAGSARPHTPTMTNAHILVVDDEPDISALVAYHLARESYRVRTASSGPEAIRAAELERPDLVVLDLMLPGMSGLQVLEELRRRPETQEIPVILLTARREEQDRITGLRLGADDYVAKPFSPQELILRVGAVLRRVQQAPPAGKGGKVVRVGPFTVDTGAARAEVDGRELDLTPTEYRLLLTLMERRGRVQSRRQLLEAVWEVTANIATRTVDMHVQRLRNKLGDQAEWVETVRGFGYRFRTDPPR, encoded by the coding sequence TTGCCGACCGCCACGGCCCAGCCGCATCTTCCCGGCGCCCCCGACCAGCTGATCGGTGTCGCCGGCTCCGCGCGGCCCCATACGCCCACGATGACCAACGCCCACATCCTGGTGGTCGACGACGAGCCCGACATCTCCGCGCTCGTCGCCTATCACCTTGCGCGCGAGTCGTACCGGGTGCGCACCGCGTCCAGCGGCCCCGAGGCCATCCGCGCCGCCGAGCTGGAGCGGCCGGACCTGGTGGTGCTGGACCTGATGCTCCCGGGGATGTCGGGGCTGCAGGTGCTGGAGGAGCTGCGCAGGCGGCCGGAGACGCAGGAGATCCCGGTGATCCTGCTGACCGCGCGGCGCGAGGAGCAGGACCGCATCACCGGCCTCAGGCTCGGCGCCGACGACTACGTGGCCAAGCCGTTCTCGCCGCAGGAGCTGATCCTGCGCGTGGGCGCGGTGCTGCGCCGGGTGCAGCAGGCGCCGCCGGCGGGAAAGGGCGGCAAGGTGGTGCGGGTGGGCCCCTTCACCGTCGACACCGGCGCCGCGCGGGCCGAGGTGGACGGCCGCGAGCTGGACCTGACGCCCACCGAGTACCGCCTGCTGCTGACGCTGATGGAGCGCCGCGGCCGCGTGCAGAGCCGCCGCCAGCTGCTCGAGGCGGTGTGGGAGGTCACGGCCAACATCGCCACGCGCACGGTCGACATGCACGTGCAGCGGCTCCGCAACAAGCTGGGAGACCAGGCCGAGTGGGTGGAGACGGTGCGCGGCTTCGGCTATCGCTTTCGCACCGACCCGCCGCGCTGA
- a CDS encoding isoprenyl transferase, with product MSPDLLQQLRLNGPVPRHVAVIMDGNGRWARERGRPREFGHRAGMRAVREAVEAAGDAGVEVLTLFAFSQENWHRPKGEVAALMTLLELYVRKERRELREKGVEVHAVGELHHLGPRTRAAIDSIVEHTRGGTKLKLNLAISYGSRAEIVHAARRLAERVREGTLMPGEIDEALFAEHLYTPGDPDPDLLIRTSGELRISNFMLWQLAYTELYVTPVLWPDFTREHFYQALLEYQRRERRFGRVLAT from the coding sequence ATGTCGCCAGACCTCCTCCAGCAGCTTCGCCTGAACGGCCCGGTGCCGCGGCACGTGGCCGTGATCATGGACGGAAACGGCCGCTGGGCGCGCGAGCGCGGCCGCCCGCGCGAGTTCGGGCACCGCGCGGGGATGCGCGCCGTGCGCGAGGCAGTGGAGGCCGCGGGCGACGCCGGGGTGGAGGTGCTGACCCTCTTCGCCTTCAGCCAGGAGAACTGGCACCGGCCCAAGGGCGAGGTGGCCGCGCTGATGACGCTCCTGGAGCTGTACGTGCGCAAGGAGCGTCGCGAGCTGAGGGAGAAGGGGGTCGAGGTGCACGCCGTGGGCGAGCTGCACCACCTGGGGCCGCGTACCCGCGCCGCCATCGACTCCATCGTCGAGCACACGCGCGGGGGGACGAAGCTGAAGCTCAATCTCGCCATCAGCTACGGCTCGCGCGCCGAGATCGTGCACGCGGCGCGGCGCCTGGCCGAGCGGGTGCGCGAGGGCACGCTGATGCCGGGCGAGATCGACGAGGCGCTCTTCGCCGAGCACCTGTACACGCCGGGCGACCCCGATCCCGACCTGCTGATCCGCACCTCGGGCGAGCTGCGCATCTCCAACTTCATGCTCTGGCAGCTGGCGTACACCGAGCTGTACGTCACGCCCGTCCTCTGGCCCGACTTCACCCGCGAGCACTTCTACCAGGCGCTGCTCGAGTACCAGCGGCGCGAGCGGCGCTTCGGCCGCGTGCTGGCGACCTGA
- the rpsI gene encoding 30S ribosomal protein S9 produces the protein MATEQYHAIGRRKTSVARVYLRPGTGNWEVNGRSLEQYLPRHVLRQSATRPLAATETEGQFDVKVTVNGGGLRGQADAIQLGLARALLQVNEEFRPRLRAEELLTRDPREVERKKPGRPGARKRFQFSKR, from the coding sequence ATGGCTACCGAACAGTACCACGCCATCGGCCGCCGCAAGACGTCGGTCGCGCGCGTCTACCTCCGCCCCGGCACGGGGAACTGGGAGGTGAACGGCCGCTCCCTCGAGCAGTACCTGCCGCGCCACGTGCTGCGGCAGTCGGCCACCCGCCCGCTGGCGGCCACCGAGACCGAGGGGCAGTTCGACGTGAAGGTGACGGTCAACGGCGGCGGTCTCCGCGGCCAGGCCGACGCCATCCAGCTGGGCCTTGCCCGCGCGCTGCTGCAGGTGAACGAGGAGTTCCGCCCGCGCCTGCGCGCCGAGGAGCTGCTCACCCGCGACCCGCGCGAGGTGGAGCGGAAGAAGCCCGGCCGTCCGGGCGCCCGCAAGCGGTTCCAGTTCTCCAAGCGCTAG
- the rpsB gene encoding 30S ribosomal protein S2, which translates to MAQPSIQELLEAGVHFGHQTSRWNPKMRKFIFAERNGIYIIDLKKTLRQIELAQELVRNVISRGDRVLFVCTKKQLRQVIQSEAERSSSFHVTERWLGGMLTNFTTQKKQIRRMRELERGQEEGAFDFYTKKERLMLDRERERLEKYLAGVKDMARVPGALFVVDAKKEKIAISEANKLGIPVIAIADTNADPDVLTVPIAGNDDAIRSVSVITGAIADAIIEARAAMPAEARRAADEAEVTVYSTETGSSAPADDDRGRRRRPRRKRRPREGAAPGATGGADEGAAE; encoded by the coding sequence ATGGCTCAGCCGAGCATCCAGGAGCTTCTCGAAGCCGGTGTCCATTTCGGGCACCAGACCTCCCGCTGGAACCCGAAGATGCGCAAGTTCATCTTCGCGGAGCGGAACGGCATCTACATCATCGACCTCAAGAAGACCCTCCGCCAGATCGAGCTGGCGCAGGAGCTGGTGCGCAACGTGATCAGCCGCGGCGACCGCGTGCTGTTCGTGTGCACCAAGAAGCAGCTCCGCCAGGTCATCCAGAGCGAGGCCGAGCGGTCGAGCTCGTTCCACGTGACCGAGCGTTGGCTGGGCGGGATGCTCACCAACTTCACCACGCAGAAGAAGCAGATCCGCCGGATGCGCGAGCTGGAGCGCGGGCAGGAGGAGGGCGCCTTCGACTTCTACACCAAGAAGGAGCGCCTGATGCTCGACCGCGAGCGCGAGCGGCTGGAGAAGTACCTGGCCGGCGTGAAGGACATGGCCCGCGTTCCCGGCGCGCTGTTCGTGGTCGACGCCAAGAAGGAGAAGATCGCGATCTCCGAGGCCAACAAGCTGGGGATCCCGGTCATCGCCATCGCCGACACCAACGCCGACCCCGACGTGCTGACGGTGCCCATCGCCGGCAACGACGACGCCATCCGCTCGGTCAGCGTGATCACCGGCGCCATCGCCGACGCGATCATCGAGGCCCGCGCCGCCATGCCGGCCGAGGCCCGCCGCGCCGCCGACGAGGCCGAGGTCACCGTGTACAGCACCGAGACCGGCAGCAGCGCGCCGGCCGACGACGACCGCGGCCGCCGCCGCCGCCCGCGCCGCAAGCGCCGTCCGCGCGAGGGCGCCGCGCCGGGTGCCACCGGCGGGGCCGACGAGGGCGCCGCCGAGTAA
- the rplM gene encoding 50S ribosomal protein L13 — MKTYSVKAGEIEHKWYVVDAAGKILGRVATEVARILRGKHKPTYTPHLDTGDYVVVVNADKVQLSGNKADQKTYFRHSGYMGHEKFIPFKEMLAKHPERVVELAVKGMLPKNALGRQMRQKLKVYAGPEHPHAAQNPEPLNI, encoded by the coding sequence ATGAAGACGTATTCCGTCAAGGCGGGCGAGATCGAGCACAAGTGGTACGTGGTCGACGCCGCCGGCAAGATCCTGGGCCGCGTGGCCACCGAGGTGGCGCGCATCCTCCGCGGCAAGCACAAGCCGACCTACACCCCGCACCTCGACACCGGCGACTACGTGGTCGTCGTGAACGCCGACAAGGTGCAGCTGAGCGGAAACAAGGCCGACCAGAAGACCTACTTCCGCCACAGCGGGTACATGGGCCACGAGAAGTTCATCCCCTTCAAGGAGATGCTGGCCAAGCACCCCGAGCGGGTGGTGGAGCTGGCGGTGAAGGGAATGCTGCCGAAGAACGCGCTGGGGCGGCAGATGCGCCAGAAGCTCAAGGTGTATGCGGGGCCCGAGCACCCGCACGCGGCGCAGAACCCGGAACCCCTCAACATCTGA
- a CDS encoding ATP-binding protein has protein sequence MHLRADQKLFLSYLAVIAAVVVALTLGVGSMLRRHLTGMVADDMGRELALVRTLEEANPQLDPDSLADWLGGITRRRITIIGRDGVVRGDSEKDGPALAAMENHSGRPEVRAALAGHMGEAVRVSASVGTEYLYLAVPASTGMIIRVSVPLREVNRAVTRVQRGIFGVGVIALVLTGLLSAGFSRVVTHPLRQITQAARAMAAGDLAQRARTRGRDELAEMADSLNHLAGELQRRLGQLEGERAEMQALIDAMSEGVIAVDPQGRVRRANPAAREMFALSADPRGITPEQVARRQGFLEMVGRVVGGEAVPATELTVAGRSLLATAQPLPAGGAVMVFLDVSQLRRLEDVRRDFVANASHELKTPLTAIRGYSETLLDPDLPSELRGRFAATVKDNAERLQRIVDDLLDLSRLESGGWRVQPEIVSVAEMAADAWGGFRDAAARKQARLTVDVPHEAEFVWADPAALRQILSNLFSNALRYVSDGGEIAVRARPAATSAAEAPRRGDALAAADHPAWVTVEVSDDGAGIPSAHLPRIFERFYRADAARSREEGGTGLGLAIVKHMVEGHGGAVCAESQLGRGTTIRFTLPAPAPDHAGDEPASIATEGSHAA, from the coding sequence GTGCACCTTCGCGCCGACCAGAAGCTCTTCCTGAGCTACCTCGCCGTCATCGCCGCCGTGGTGGTGGCGCTGACGCTGGGTGTGGGCTCCATGCTGCGCCGCCACCTCACCGGGATGGTGGCCGACGACATGGGGCGCGAGCTGGCGCTGGTCCGCACCCTCGAGGAGGCCAACCCGCAGCTCGACCCCGACTCGCTGGCCGACTGGCTGGGCGGCATCACCCGCCGCCGCATCACCATCATCGGCCGCGACGGCGTGGTGCGTGGGGATTCGGAGAAGGACGGCCCCGCGCTGGCCGCGATGGAGAACCACAGCGGCCGCCCCGAGGTCCGCGCGGCCCTCGCCGGCCACATGGGCGAGGCCGTGCGCGTGAGCGCGTCCGTCGGCACGGAGTACCTCTACCTCGCCGTCCCCGCGTCGACGGGGATGATCATCCGCGTCTCCGTTCCCCTGCGCGAGGTGAACCGCGCGGTCACGCGGGTGCAGCGCGGGATCTTCGGCGTGGGGGTGATCGCGCTGGTGCTGACGGGGCTCCTCTCCGCCGGCTTCAGCCGCGTCGTCACCCACCCGCTGCGCCAGATCACCCAGGCCGCGCGGGCGATGGCGGCCGGCGACCTGGCCCAGCGCGCCCGCACCCGCGGCCGCGACGAGCTGGCGGAGATGGCCGATTCGCTCAACCACCTGGCGGGCGAGCTGCAGCGCCGCCTGGGGCAGCTGGAGGGCGAGCGCGCGGAGATGCAGGCGCTGATCGACGCCATGTCCGAGGGCGTGATCGCCGTCGACCCGCAGGGGCGCGTGCGCCGCGCCAACCCCGCCGCGCGCGAGATGTTCGCGCTCTCCGCCGATCCGCGCGGCATCACCCCCGAGCAGGTGGCGCGGCGGCAGGGGTTCCTGGAGATGGTGGGACGCGTGGTCGGCGGAGAGGCGGTGCCGGCCACGGAGCTCACCGTGGCCGGACGGAGCCTGCTCGCCACCGCCCAGCCGCTCCCCGCCGGCGGCGCGGTGATGGTGTTCCTCGACGTCTCGCAGCTGCGCCGCCTCGAGGACGTGCGCCGCGACTTCGTGGCCAACGCGTCGCACGAGCTCAAGACGCCCCTCACCGCCATCCGCGGCTACAGCGAGACGCTCCTCGACCCCGACCTCCCGTCCGAGCTGCGCGGGCGATTCGCGGCGACGGTGAAGGACAACGCCGAGCGGCTGCAGCGCATCGTCGACGACCTGCTGGACCTGTCGCGCCTGGAGTCGGGGGGATGGCGGGTGCAGCCCGAGATCGTCTCCGTCGCCGAGATGGCGGCCGACGCGTGGGGCGGCTTCCGCGACGCCGCCGCCCGCAAGCAGGCCCGGCTCACCGTCGACGTCCCCCACGAGGCCGAGTTCGTGTGGGCCGACCCCGCCGCGCTGCGGCAGATCCTGAGCAACCTGTTCAGCAACGCGCTCCGCTACGTCTCCGACGGCGGCGAGATCGCCGTCCGCGCGCGCCCCGCCGCCACCTCCGCCGCCGAGGCCCCCCGCCGCGGGGACGCACTGGCCGCCGCCGATCACCCCGCGTGGGTGACGGTGGAGGTGAGCGACGATGGCGCGGGCATTCCCTCGGCGCATCTCCCCCGGATCTTCGAGCGCTTCTACCGCGCCGACGCCGCCCGCTCGCGCGAGGAGGGCGGCACGGGGCTGGGGCTGGCCATCGTCAAGCACATGGTCGAGGGCCACGGCGGCGCCGTCTGCGCCGAGAGCCAGCTCGGCCGTGGCACCACCATCCGCTTCACCCTTCCCGCCCCCGCCCCCGACCACGCCGGCGACGAGCCCGCATCCATCGCCACGGAAGGCTCACACGCGGCGTGA
- the tsf gene encoding translation elongation factor Ts: MAEISAKDVKELRDRTGAGMMECKGALNEAGGDMERAIDILRAKGAAKAAKRAERETREGAVGSYIHMGGRIGVLVEVGCETDFVARNSDFQGLVRDIAMHIAAASPVAVRREDFPADLVERERAVYLEQTRESGKPEQIWNKIVDGKLEKFYAEQALLEQPFVKNPDITVGQLVTDASARTGEKIEVRRFARFALGEQ; this comes from the coding sequence ATGGCCGAGATTTCCGCGAAGGACGTGAAGGAGCTCCGCGACCGCACCGGCGCGGGGATGATGGAGTGCAAGGGCGCCCTGAACGAGGCGGGCGGCGACATGGAGCGGGCGATCGACATCCTGCGCGCCAAGGGCGCCGCCAAGGCGGCCAAGCGCGCCGAGCGCGAGACCCGGGAGGGCGCGGTCGGCAGCTACATCCACATGGGCGGCCGGATCGGCGTGCTGGTGGAGGTGGGCTGCGAGACCGACTTCGTGGCCCGCAACTCCGACTTCCAGGGGCTGGTGCGCGACATCGCCATGCACATCGCCGCGGCCAGCCCCGTGGCGGTGCGGCGCGAGGACTTCCCGGCCGACCTGGTGGAGCGCGAGCGCGCCGTGTACCTGGAGCAGACCAGGGAGAGCGGCAAGCCCGAGCAGATCTGGAACAAGATCGTCGACGGCAAGCTGGAGAAGTTCTATGCCGAGCAGGCGCTGCTGGAGCAGCCGTTCGTGAAGAACCCCGACATCACCGTCGGCCAGCTGGTGACCGACGCGTCGGCCCGCACCGGCGAGAAGATCGAGGTGCGGCGCTTCGCCCGCTTCGCGCTCGGCGAGCAGTGA